The Microbacterium sp. LWO12-1.2 genome includes a window with the following:
- a CDS encoding FAD-binding oxidoreductase: MNVVTQLRDALGDLVELNEASLEAARADSSGHAAAGRPLAIVHAETVAHVQQTLRIATATRTPVVVRGAGTGLAGAANAGSGEIVLSTLRMDAVVEIRPDDLLAVVEPGILNADLNRLLAAHGVWWAPDPASREISTVGGNIATGAGGLLCAKYGVVRDAVLGVDIVLADGRLLHLGHRSVKGVTGLDLTSLVIGSEGTLGVVVGATLKLRRLVAGETCTVTAIFPDVRRAAAASASVTASGVQPSIMELMDAASLAAVHALLELPPPPPGAAQLTIQTDGPAAIAEADTIAALLRAQEGEPVVSHDRDEGERLLAIRRSMHAAMTTLGTTLIEDVSVPRSAMPEMFDEIARIEREFGLTIPTVAHAGDGNLHPNFIFDGPETPAHIWAAADELFRAAIRLGGTLTGEHGIGVLKRRWLVDELGADQWELQRQIVRVFDPHGILNPGKVFSADA, encoded by the coding sequence ATGAACGTCGTCACGCAGCTGCGGGATGCGCTCGGAGATCTCGTCGAGCTCAACGAGGCCTCACTGGAGGCCGCGCGCGCCGACAGCTCGGGTCATGCCGCCGCCGGTCGCCCCCTCGCGATCGTGCATGCTGAAACCGTCGCGCACGTGCAGCAGACCCTGCGCATCGCCACCGCGACGCGCACTCCCGTGGTCGTTCGCGGCGCCGGCACCGGCCTCGCCGGAGCTGCGAACGCCGGCTCGGGAGAAATCGTCCTCTCGACGCTGCGGATGGACGCCGTCGTGGAGATCCGCCCGGATGACCTGCTCGCGGTGGTCGAGCCCGGCATCCTGAACGCCGACCTCAACCGTCTTCTCGCCGCGCACGGCGTGTGGTGGGCACCGGACCCTGCCAGCCGCGAGATCTCCACGGTCGGCGGCAACATCGCCACCGGCGCAGGCGGACTCCTGTGCGCGAAGTACGGCGTCGTGCGCGATGCAGTGCTCGGCGTCGACATCGTCCTCGCGGACGGGCGCCTGCTGCACCTCGGCCATCGCAGTGTCAAAGGCGTCACGGGGCTCGACCTGACCTCTCTCGTGATCGGTTCGGAGGGGACCCTGGGCGTGGTCGTCGGGGCCACGCTCAAGCTGCGACGCCTGGTCGCGGGCGAGACCTGCACGGTCACCGCGATCTTCCCGGACGTGCGGCGGGCGGCGGCGGCATCGGCATCCGTCACCGCGTCCGGTGTGCAGCCGTCGATCATGGAGCTGATGGATGCCGCGAGCCTCGCCGCTGTCCACGCCCTGCTCGAGCTCCCGCCCCCTCCACCCGGGGCCGCCCAGCTCACGATCCAGACCGATGGCCCTGCCGCGATCGCCGAGGCCGACACGATCGCCGCCCTCCTGCGCGCGCAGGAGGGCGAGCCTGTGGTGTCGCACGACCGCGACGAAGGCGAGCGGCTCCTGGCCATCCGGCGTTCCATGCATGCGGCGATGACCACGCTAGGGACCACGTTGATCGAAGATGTGTCGGTGCCCCGCAGCGCCATGCCCGAGATGTTCGATGAGATCGCCCGCATCGAACGCGAGTTCGGGCTGACGATCCCCACCGTCGCGCATGCGGGCGACGGGAATCTGCACCCCAACTTCATCTTCGATGGACCCGAGACGCCCGCGCACATCTGGGCAGCCGCAGATGAGCTGTTCCGCGCTGCCATCCGTCTGGGCGGCACGCTGACCGGCGAGCACGGCATCGGCGTGCTCAAACGGCGCTGGCTGGTCGACGAACTCGGCGCCGATCAGTGGGAGCTGCAGCGACAGATCGTGCGGGTCTTCGATCCGCACGGCATCCTCAACCCGGGAAAGGTCTTCTCCGCCGATGCCTGA
- a CDS encoding NUDIX hydrolase: MPDIHVSAAVIVDDADRVLVVRKHGTTRFMQPGGKPEPGESAAETLIRELHEELGVLLVESDLRPLGRFISAAANEPGHRVVADAFATSIDPGAISVQAELAELRWITPDDVATLPLAPLSVEHLLPLAWPALAR, encoded by the coding sequence ATGCCTGACATCCATGTGAGCGCCGCCGTGATCGTCGATGACGCCGACCGGGTGCTCGTCGTCCGCAAGCACGGCACGACCCGGTTCATGCAGCCGGGCGGCAAGCCGGAGCCCGGGGAATCTGCCGCAGAGACCCTGATCCGCGAGCTGCACGAGGAGCTGGGGGTGCTGCTCGTCGAAAGCGACCTTCGCCCGTTGGGGAGGTTCATCTCCGCAGCCGCCAACGAGCCGGGTCACCGTGTGGTCGCGGATGCCTTCGCCACCTCGATCGACCCCGGCGCCATATCGGTGCAGGCCGAGCTCGCCGAGCTGCGCTGGATCACGCCGGACGACGTGGCCACTCTCCCGCTCGCGCCTCTCAGCGTGGAGCACCTGCTGCCGCTCGCGTGGCCGGCGCTCGCCCGCTGA
- a CDS encoding family 20 glycosylhydrolase → MLLSAEKTAAGQVRVYRSATVVDGSGAPRYVADVAVEGQRIVAVLPADAPADEKLVLELPDGAVDVDAHGLVLAPGFIDMHAHSDLAVLDGSAHDAKIRQGVTTEVLGQDGLGYAPLDDAAAAVIPAQIAGWNGLPATAPWRGMSELLHDIDTASVGNAAVLVPQGNLRMMVVGHENRPATPAEIDAMSGLLGAALDAGAFGMSSGLTYTPGMYADTAELEALCRVVAERGGYWAPHTRSYGGSALDAYREVLDIGRRTGCAIHLTHATMNFAPNRGRAHELLALIDQAIVDGVDVTLDTYPYLPGATTLAALLPSRLAEGGDLVRTVAALDAAERERVRVELEEIGCDGFHGERADWTRIQISGTVNPDLADLVGRTVAEIAVGSGRRAVDVVLDTVVADAGATGILMHIGDEENVRAIMRHPRHTAGSDGILIGTRPHPRGRGTFPRYLGHYVRELGVLTLEEAVLHLSGTPAIRLGLDRSDMPRGVIRVGAAADLVLFDPQTIAAGATFDQPLDPPTGIVEVLIAGVPVLTAGEVTGATPGRALRMPPPAHRATVPLLESRIDPAAPGFTWRADTRIVAPPELAASVARLGDGDGSADAAPAIHLLLDAEVGVAPAAAGRIGAEAFRIAVTADRIEIRGATTAGVFRGVTALRQLRGAGADVAVIPAGEWEGSPAYGWRGVMLDVARHFRPVEDVRRLIDLLADHQLNILHLHLSDDQGWRFEVPGYPRLTEVGSRRAATQRGHGPLSTVEPGVHEGHYTTEELRALVAYAADRFVTLVPEVELPGHIQAALAAYPELGNLDAGEPASGPWERFGVNPRTLAPTEASLAFGRAAIDALCDVFDSEWIGIGGDEVPVTEWAASADARERMQELGLATAHDVQPWFTAHFVAHVRSRGRTALAWDEVLEGDVPEGVSILAWRGPVAMREALRRGIPVIACPDLEVYLDYPQSDSAEEPIRVGPPLPIERVYTLRVEEGAAGGQANVWSEHLPTRDRVDFAMFPRLAAVAERLWDGGAPGEYSDFARRLPTHLLRLSAAGVRYRPLDGPTPDQRRPGVPGKPLTIQAREDIVAGLVERLVERAKAAGDEASAPM, encoded by the coding sequence GTGCTTCTGAGCGCCGAGAAGACGGCAGCCGGGCAGGTCAGGGTGTACCGCTCCGCGACGGTCGTCGACGGCAGCGGCGCCCCGCGCTACGTCGCCGATGTCGCAGTGGAGGGGCAGCGTATCGTCGCCGTCCTCCCTGCTGACGCCCCAGCCGACGAGAAGCTGGTGCTCGAGCTGCCGGATGGCGCGGTCGACGTCGACGCACACGGGCTGGTGCTCGCTCCCGGATTCATCGACATGCACGCGCACAGCGATCTCGCCGTGCTGGACGGGAGCGCGCACGACGCCAAGATCCGCCAGGGTGTCACGACCGAGGTCCTCGGACAGGACGGGCTGGGGTACGCACCGCTCGACGATGCCGCCGCCGCGGTCATCCCCGCGCAGATCGCCGGGTGGAACGGTCTTCCCGCCACCGCGCCGTGGCGTGGGATGAGTGAGCTGCTGCACGACATCGATACGGCCTCCGTCGGCAACGCCGCCGTTCTGGTGCCGCAGGGGAATCTGCGCATGATGGTCGTCGGACACGAGAACCGGCCGGCGACACCGGCGGAGATCGACGCGATGTCGGGGCTGCTGGGCGCGGCTCTCGACGCCGGGGCGTTCGGGATGTCGAGTGGTCTCACCTACACCCCGGGGATGTACGCCGACACCGCGGAGCTGGAAGCGCTCTGCCGCGTCGTCGCCGAGCGTGGCGGGTACTGGGCGCCGCACACCCGCAGTTACGGCGGCAGTGCCCTGGACGCGTACCGGGAGGTGCTCGACATCGGTCGACGCACCGGATGCGCCATCCATCTGACCCACGCGACGATGAACTTCGCTCCGAACCGTGGTCGGGCGCACGAGCTGCTCGCGCTGATAGACCAGGCCATCGTCGACGGTGTCGACGTCACCCTCGACACATACCCGTACCTCCCCGGCGCCACGACGCTGGCGGCACTCCTGCCGAGCAGGCTCGCGGAGGGCGGGGACCTGGTCCGTACCGTGGCCGCACTCGATGCCGCCGAGCGTGAGCGCGTGCGCGTCGAGCTCGAGGAGATCGGGTGTGACGGATTCCACGGCGAACGAGCGGATTGGACCCGGATCCAGATCTCCGGCACCGTCAACCCCGATCTCGCCGATCTCGTCGGCCGGACCGTGGCAGAGATCGCCGTGGGCTCTGGTCGTCGCGCCGTGGACGTGGTGCTCGACACCGTCGTCGCGGATGCAGGGGCGACCGGCATCCTGATGCACATCGGAGACGAGGAGAACGTCCGCGCGATCATGCGGCACCCGCGCCATACCGCGGGCAGCGACGGCATCCTGATCGGTACCCGTCCGCATCCCCGCGGGCGCGGAACGTTCCCGCGCTATCTCGGTCACTACGTGCGCGAGCTCGGCGTCCTCACGCTCGAAGAGGCTGTCCTGCACCTCTCCGGCACCCCGGCGATCCGTCTCGGGCTGGATCGATCCGACATGCCGCGCGGCGTGATCCGCGTGGGCGCGGCGGCGGATCTGGTGCTGTTCGACCCCCAGACGATCGCCGCGGGGGCGACCTTCGATCAGCCGCTCGATCCTCCCACCGGGATCGTCGAGGTGCTGATCGCCGGGGTGCCGGTGCTCACGGCGGGCGAGGTCACGGGTGCGACGCCCGGTCGAGCGCTGCGCATGCCGCCGCCGGCTCACCGGGCGACGGTGCCGCTGCTGGAATCCCGGATCGACCCTGCGGCACCGGGGTTCACCTGGCGAGCGGACACCCGCATCGTCGCGCCGCCCGAGCTCGCTGCATCCGTCGCCCGCCTCGGAGACGGGGACGGCTCAGCGGATGCCGCTCCCGCGATCCACCTGCTGCTCGATGCCGAGGTCGGTGTCGCTCCCGCCGCTGCGGGACGCATCGGTGCGGAGGCGTTCCGGATCGCCGTCACCGCCGACCGCATCGAGATCAGGGGAGCGACGACCGCCGGCGTCTTCCGTGGCGTGACGGCTCTGCGACAGCTCCGTGGCGCCGGAGCCGACGTCGCCGTGATCCCTGCCGGAGAGTGGGAGGGATCGCCGGCCTACGGCTGGCGCGGCGTGATGCTCGACGTCGCGCGGCACTTCCGCCCGGTGGAAGACGTCCGCAGGCTCATCGATCTGCTCGCGGACCATCAGCTGAACATCCTGCACCTGCATCTGTCCGATGACCAGGGGTGGCGCTTCGAGGTGCCAGGGTATCCGCGACTGACCGAGGTGGGCTCCCGCCGTGCCGCGACCCAACGGGGGCACGGCCCGCTCTCGACCGTCGAGCCGGGCGTCCACGAGGGGCACTACACGACAGAGGAGCTGCGGGCCCTGGTGGCGTACGCCGCCGACAGGTTCGTCACGCTCGTGCCGGAGGTGGAGCTCCCCGGGCACATCCAGGCGGCGCTCGCCGCCTATCCCGAGCTCGGCAATCTCGATGCCGGCGAGCCGGCATCCGGGCCCTGGGAGCGATTCGGCGTGAACCCGCGCACCCTCGCTCCCACAGAAGCCTCGCTGGCCTTCGGGCGTGCCGCGATCGACGCGCTGTGCGACGTCTTCGACTCCGAATGGATCGGGATCGGCGGCGACGAGGTGCCGGTCACGGAATGGGCGGCCAGCGCCGATGCGCGCGAGCGGATGCAGGAGCTCGGTCTGGCGACCGCGCACGATGTGCAGCCGTGGTTCACCGCTCATTTCGTCGCACACGTGCGCAGCCGTGGCCGTACCGCACTCGCCTGGGACGAGGTGCTCGAGGGCGACGTCCCCGAGGGCGTGAGCATCCTCGCCTGGCGCGGACCCGTCGCGATGCGCGAGGCGCTGCGGCGGGGGATCCCGGTGATCGCCTGTCCCGACCTCGAGGTGTACCTCGACTACCCCCAATCCGATTCCGCAGAGGAGCCGATCCGGGTCGGTCCTCCGCTCCCCATCGAGCGCGTGTACACGCTCCGGGTCGAGGAGGGCGCGGCGGGCGGTCAGGCGAACGTCTGGAGTGAGCATCTGCCGACCCGCGATCGTGTCGACTTCGCGATGTTCCCCCGGCTGGCCGCGGTCGCCGAACGGCTGTGGGACGGGGGCGCGCCGGGGGAGTACTCCGACTTCGCACGGCGACTTCCGACCCATCTGCTCCGCCTCAGCGCGGCGGGTGTGCGGTATCGTCCACTCGACGGCCCAACGCCTGATCAACGTCGTCCTGGAGTACCCGGCAAGCCGCTGACGATCCAGGCGCGCGAGGATATCGTCGCCGGGCTGGTCGAACGTCTCGTGGAGAGGGCGAAAGCAGCAGGCGATGAGGCGTCCGCGCCAATGTAA
- the nagB gene encoding glucosamine-6-phosphate deaminase, which translates to MAEVVIVENAEAAGTLVATEIVELIAQRADAVLGLATGSTPLPVYQALRTQLAGRDLSQVRGFALDEYVGLDPAHPESYRSVITREVIEPLGLDPQRIHVPNGAHATIQHAGDDYETAIEAAGGVDLQILGIGTDGHIGFNEPGSSFASRTRVKTLTEQTREDNARFFDSIDDVPKHCITQGLGTILRARHLVLLAFGEGKAQAVADAVEGPLTAFLPGSAIQLHPHATVVVDEAAASRLKLADYYRYTFANKPAWQGI; encoded by the coding sequence ATGGCTGAGGTCGTCATCGTCGAGAACGCAGAGGCCGCGGGAACGCTGGTCGCGACCGAGATCGTCGAGCTCATCGCACAGCGCGCCGACGCCGTGCTGGGACTCGCCACCGGGTCGACGCCGCTGCCGGTGTACCAGGCGCTGCGCACGCAGCTCGCCGGGCGCGACCTGTCGCAGGTCCGCGGCTTCGCGCTCGACGAGTACGTGGGGCTGGACCCCGCACACCCGGAGAGCTACCGATCCGTCATCACGCGTGAGGTGATCGAGCCGCTGGGCCTCGATCCGCAGCGCATCCATGTGCCCAACGGGGCCCACGCGACCATCCAGCACGCGGGCGACGACTACGAGACCGCGATCGAGGCCGCAGGCGGAGTGGACCTGCAGATTCTCGGCATCGGTACCGACGGCCACATCGGGTTCAACGAGCCCGGCTCGTCGTTCGCATCGCGCACCCGGGTGAAGACGCTCACCGAGCAGACCCGCGAGGACAACGCCCGCTTCTTCGACTCGATCGACGACGTGCCCAAGCACTGCATCACACAGGGGCTCGGAACCATCCTGAGGGCCCGCCACCTCGTGCTCCTCGCCTTCGGCGAGGGCAAGGCTCAGGCGGTCGCCGACGCGGTCGAGGGGCCGCTCACGGCGTTCCTGCCCGGCTCGGCGATCCAGCTGCACCCGCACGCGACCGTCGTCGTGGACGAGGCAGCCGCGTCACGCCTGAAGCTCGCGGACTACTACCGCTACACCTTCGCCAACAAGCCGGCCTGGCAGGGCATCTGA
- a CDS encoding ROK family transcriptional regulator, with translation MSVSDEPRLPPSSEYAGGNTHAFGPGRHLRSRSKVLPEHARGHNRALVLQTLYHAGAMSRADLSRETGLTRVTISDLVAEFIADGIVIEMGVRETVGPGKPPILIDIDRVGHQIIGLDLSGPNAFVGAVLSLDGDVLERREVERPESADGDAAYAALLELARVLVAASTQPLLGVGIGTPGVVRPDGVVLSSPNLGWTNFRLEAKLGADLDLPVLARNDANAAVLAEYTFGDAKADFMLIKIGRGVGAGLITGSQPLLGSRFAAGEIGHVVVGTDGGPRCACGKDGCLEAWLSVTRLREALAADPAARDEILRDAGTRMAIAIAPIVAALDLSEVVLSGPADLLDGILIDAAIETLHARTLEGVFEDALIRLTHQDDIVLRGAAVMVLSSQLGVS, from the coding sequence ATGTCCGTTTCGGATGAACCGCGTTTGCCACCGTCGTCAGAGTACGCCGGTGGCAACACGCATGCCTTCGGCCCTGGGCGGCATCTGCGCTCCCGTTCGAAGGTGCTCCCCGAGCACGCGCGCGGGCACAATCGCGCACTGGTTCTGCAGACGCTCTACCACGCGGGAGCGATGAGTCGTGCTGACCTCTCGCGCGAGACCGGGCTGACGAGGGTCACCATCTCCGACCTCGTCGCCGAGTTCATCGCCGACGGCATCGTGATCGAGATGGGTGTCCGAGAGACGGTCGGCCCCGGCAAGCCTCCGATCCTGATCGACATCGACCGTGTGGGCCACCAGATCATCGGGTTGGACCTGTCCGGTCCGAATGCGTTCGTCGGCGCCGTGCTCAGCCTCGACGGCGACGTTCTGGAGCGGCGCGAGGTCGAGCGCCCCGAGTCCGCCGACGGCGACGCCGCCTACGCGGCACTCCTCGAACTGGCGCGGGTGCTGGTCGCCGCCTCCACGCAGCCGTTGCTCGGAGTCGGCATCGGCACGCCGGGCGTCGTGCGCCCGGACGGCGTCGTGCTGAGCTCCCCGAACCTGGGCTGGACGAACTTCCGGCTCGAGGCGAAGCTCGGAGCCGATCTCGACCTTCCCGTGCTCGCCCGAAACGATGCCAACGCCGCCGTGCTCGCGGAGTACACCTTCGGTGACGCCAAGGCCGACTTCATGCTGATCAAGATCGGGCGAGGAGTCGGCGCTGGGCTCATCACCGGCAGCCAGCCATTGCTCGGCAGCCGCTTCGCTGCGGGCGAGATCGGACACGTCGTCGTAGGAACGGACGGCGGTCCGCGCTGCGCGTGCGGCAAGGACGGGTGTCTGGAAGCCTGGCTCAGCGTCACGCGTCTGCGCGAAGCGCTCGCCGCCGATCCTGCCGCCCGCGACGAGATCCTGCGCGATGCCGGAACGCGCATGGCGATCGCGATCGCTCCCATCGTGGCTGCACTCGACCTCTCCGAGGTCGTGCTGTCCGGCCCCGCCGACCTGCTCGACGGCATCCTGATCGATGCCGCGATCGAGACCTTGCACGCGCGGACGCTGGAAGGCGTCTTCGAAGACGCGCTCATCCGTCTCACCCACCAGGACGACATCGTCCTGCGGGGAGCCGCCGTCATGGTCCTCTCCAGTCAGCTGGGTGTCTCATGA
- a CDS encoding YrdB family protein: MPQDSVPVPGVERPVITVIDVVRAIVLVLAIASLALWGFATWPLPWNIILGIGAPVVILLVWALFLSPRPVLRVHPFLRAAVELLIYVGVTIAWWSMDQALIGTAFGLVAIAAGVISGRRALS, from the coding sequence ATGCCCCAGGATTCTGTTCCCGTACCTGGCGTCGAGCGTCCGGTCATCACCGTCATCGACGTCGTCCGCGCCATCGTCCTGGTCCTGGCCATTGCCTCGCTCGCCCTGTGGGGCTTCGCGACGTGGCCGCTTCCCTGGAACATCATCCTCGGCATCGGTGCCCCGGTCGTCATCCTGCTCGTCTGGGCGCTGTTCCTCTCTCCTCGTCCGGTGCTGCGCGTGCATCCGTTCCTCCGCGCCGCCGTCGAGCTGCTCATCTACGTCGGCGTCACGATCGCCTGGTGGTCGATGGACCAGGCATTGATCGGGACGGCTTTCGGTCTGGTCGCGATCGCCGCCGGAGTGATCAGCGGACGCCGCGCGCTGTCATGA
- a CDS encoding ROK family protein, with protein sequence MTGVDLADRAGRQIRVGLDVGGTKIDAVAVDPDGEILGRLRRPTGWGEDAVLENIALAVGTLAEQVGFSVSDVRSVGVGIPGLVDADSGRVLHAVNLGVDSLDLAVRAERTLGVPFRVENDVKAAALGAAALRGVTGSMAYLNLGTGVAAGIVMDGRIWRGARGTAGEVGHISVDPNGRLCGCGQRGCVETFCGGGALAKAWGRPGALPVRDILDAADAGDREAVALRDDLYRGAAAAVRVLVLSADIETVIIGGGLTSLGERLENGVRRALLADAEASPFMRSLHLDERIEMLPAGSPAAAFGAALVGASLSEKEPVPHG encoded by the coding sequence ATGACGGGTGTCGACCTCGCCGACCGTGCCGGTCGGCAGATTCGTGTGGGCCTGGACGTCGGCGGCACCAAGATCGATGCGGTCGCAGTCGACCCCGACGGGGAGATCCTCGGCCGACTCCGACGCCCCACCGGGTGGGGAGAGGACGCGGTGCTCGAGAACATCGCGCTCGCGGTCGGCACTCTCGCCGAGCAGGTCGGATTCTCCGTCTCCGACGTCCGCTCGGTCGGCGTCGGCATCCCCGGGCTGGTCGATGCGGACTCCGGTCGCGTGCTGCATGCCGTGAACCTCGGTGTCGACTCGCTCGACCTCGCCGTGCGGGCGGAGCGCACTCTCGGGGTGCCCTTCCGTGTCGAGAACGACGTGAAGGCGGCCGCTCTCGGCGCCGCCGCACTTCGGGGCGTCACCGGCTCCATGGCGTACCTGAACCTCGGAACAGGCGTCGCGGCCGGCATCGTGATGGACGGCCGGATCTGGCGCGGTGCACGCGGCACGGCCGGCGAGGTCGGGCACATCTCGGTCGACCCGAACGGACGGCTCTGCGGCTGCGGTCAGCGGGGCTGCGTGGAGACGTTCTGCGGCGGGGGAGCGCTCGCCAAGGCCTGGGGACGCCCCGGCGCGCTTCCGGTGCGCGACATCCTCGACGCCGCCGACGCCGGCGACCGGGAGGCCGTAGCCCTGCGCGACGATCTCTACCGGGGAGCAGCAGCCGCCGTCCGGGTGCTGGTGCTCTCGGCCGACATCGAGACCGTCATCATCGGCGGAGGACTCACCTCGCTCGGCGAGCGGTTGGAGAACGGCGTCCGGCGTGCTCTGCTGGCCGATGCCGAAGCCTCGCCCTTCATGCGTTCCCTGCACCTCGATGAAAGAATCGAGATGCTGCCGGCGGGCTCTCCCGCCGCAGCCTTCGGCGCCGCACTCGTCGGCGCATCCCTATCTGAGAAGGAGCCCGTTCCCCATGGCTGA